The following proteins are encoded in a genomic region of Notolabrus celidotus isolate fNotCel1 chromosome 19, fNotCel1.pri, whole genome shotgun sequence:
- the slc27a6 gene encoding long-chain fatty acid transport protein 6, whose protein sequence is MTLSLGWLSALFTGFFSAHVLQRLCFPYFWRDLLFLLKVIRYGVKIESYKLTSRVFTVLDRFIQQAHRIPDKPFVVYEGTEHTYRDIDRRSNRFAQVFLEELKLQRGECVALLMSNEPDFLCAWFGLAKVGCSVAFLNTNIKSKSLLHCFTCCGAKTLIVGSDLVDTLDGALTTLLADNIQVWAVKSSSEHTQVNTLLDKVVTASDEPVPAELRATSSLKSPTLYIFTSGTTGLPKAAVITQLQSLKAAAGFWAFGVTENDVMYVPLPLYHSAASLIGIGGTIELGATCILKKKFSASHFWNDCRKHNVTVFQYIGELCRYLCNQPKTDQDKVHKVMMGVGNGLRPDVWRDFQSRFGNIKMCEVYGSTEGNLCFMNHIGKIGTVGRSNFIYRLLFKYDLVKYDMLRDEPVKDQHGFCQRVEKGETGLLLSKVSALSPFFGYAGSKQLTEKKLMRNVFVKGDAYFNTGDLMSENQEGFICFRDRVGDTFRWKGENVATTEVTEILGQVDFIQEVNVYGVEIPGQEGRAGMAAMIIRPSFSFDGKKLFDHVMTELPAYARPLFIRIQEVMEMTSTFKQQKFQLVQSGFNPSTISDPLFALDAQQQIYIPLTDAVYQSIINGSRKL, encoded by the exons ATGACGCTGTCCCTGGGATGGCTCTCCGCCCTGTTCACGGGGTTTTTCTCGGCCCACGTCCTACAGAGACTCTGCTTCCCGTACTTCTGGAGGGACCTGCTCTTCCTGCTGAAGGTGATCCGGTACGGAGTGAAGATCGAGTCCTACAAACTGACCTCCCGCGTGTTCACGGTGCTGGACCGGTTCATCCAGCAGGCGCATCGGATCCCGGACAAGCCGTTCGTGGTCTACGAGGGGACCGAGCACACGTACCGGGACATCGACCGGCGCAGTAACAGGTTCGCGCAGGTGTTCCTGGAGGAgctgaagctgcagagaggagagtgtgTCGCTCTGCTCATGAGCAACGAGCCAGACTTTCTGTGCGCATGGTTCGGGCTGGCCAAGGTGGGCTGCTCGGTGGCTTTCCTCAACACCAACATCAAGTCCAAGTCTCTGCTGCACTGCTTCACCTGCTGCGGGGCCAAGACCCTGATCGTGGGCTCAG acctgGTGGACACTCTGGACGGCGCCCTGACGACGCTGCTGGCCGATAACATCCAGGTGTGGGCCGTGAAGAGCAGCAGTGAGCACACGCAGGTGAACACGTTGTTAGATAAGGTTGTCACGGCGTCTGATGAACCTGTACCTGCGGAGCTACGAGCCACCTCCTCCCTCAAATCCCCCACCCTCTATATCTTCACCTCCGGGACCACAG GTCTCCCTAAAGCCGCTGTGATTACTCAGCTTCAGAGTCTGAAGGCAGCCGCAGGTTTCTGGGCGTTTGGGGTGACGGAGAACGATGTGATGTACGTCCCTCTGCCGCTTTACCACAGCGCCGCCTCCCTCATTGGGATCGGAGGAACCATAGAGCTCG GCGCAACCTGCATCCTGAAGAAGAAGTTTTCAGCTTCTCATTTCTGGaatgactgcaggaaacacaacgtGACCGTCTTCCAGTACATTGGCGAACTCTGCAGATATCTCTGCAACCAGCCCAAG acGGATCAGGACAAAGTTCACAAAGTGATGATGGGCGTGGGGAATGGGCTGCGGCCGGACGTCTGGAGAGACTTTCAGAGCCGGTTCGGGAACATCAAGATGTGCGAGGTGTACGGCTCCACGGAGGGAAACCTGTGCTTCATGAACCACATCGGGAAGATCGGCACCGTGGGCCGCTCCAACTTCATCTACAGG CTCCTATTTAAATATGACCTGGTGAAGTACGACATGTTGAGAGATGAACCGGTGAAGGATCAGCATGGATTCTGTCAGCGAGTGGAGAAAG GTGAGACGGGTCTGCTGCTCTCGAAGGTGAGCGCCCTCAGCCCGTTTTTTGGCTACGCTGGCAGCAAACAGCTGACGGAGAAGAAGCTGATGAGGAACGTGTTCGTGAAGGGAGACGCTTACTTTAACACGGGAGACCTGATGTCTGAAAACCAGGAGGGCTTCATCTGCTTCAGGGACAGAGTGGGAGACACTTTCAG GTGGAAAGGTGAAAATGTTGCGACGACAGAAGTGACGGAGATTCTGGGTCAGGTGGATTTTATTCAGGAGGTGAATGTGTACGGAGTGGAGATACCAG GACAGGAAGGCCGAGCAGGAATGGCGGCCATGATCATCAGACCGAGCTTCAGCTTCGATGGAAAGAAACTGTTTGATCACGTGATGACTGAGCTGCCAGCGTACGCACGCCCGCTCTTCATCAGGATCCAG GAGGTGATGGAGATGACGAGCACGTTCAAGCAGCAGAAGTTCCAGCTGGTTCAGAGCGGCTTCAACCCGTCCACCATCTCCGACCCTCTGTTCGCTCTGGACGCTCAGCAGCAGATCTACATTCCTCTGACGGACGCCGTCTACCAGAGCATCATCAACGGGAGCAGAAAACTATAA